The proteins below are encoded in one region of Cytobacillus sp. IB215665:
- a CDS encoding cytochrome D1 domain-containing protein, whose product MVLAYVVNNASPSGNGTVSVIDVKTHNVIATVSVGVGSRAISFTPDGKLAYIVNSGNFQNNATLSVIDVKTHQVIASVPINDDSRAVSITPDGKLAYVIEVTTVAVIDVKTHNVIATVAIENPVNVVSFTPDGKLAYVTSRQEIPSFTFASVIDVKTHSVIATVQISNNANDDPRAVSFTPDGKLAYVAHTEPMGNGTVSVIDVKTHSVIATIPVGRDTRGVSITPDGKLAYVINTEPMGNGTVSVIDVKTHSVIATIPVGRDSIAMSFTPDGKLAYVINNVIDNPGSVSVIDVKTHNVIAMVPVGRAPSGMSFTPDGKLAYVVNFENPPSVIGTVSVIDVKTHSVIAVVPVGIRANVISITPN is encoded by the coding sequence ATGGTACTGGCTTATGTTGTAAATAACGCTTCGCCCTCAGGTAACGGAACTGTATCGGTTATAGATGTGAAAACCCATAATGTGATTGCTACAGTGTCAGTTGGAGTTGGTTCACGTGCTATATCCTTCACGCCCGATGGCAAATTGGCTTATATTGTGAACAGTGGGAATTTCCAAAATAATGCAACTTTATCAGTTATAGATGTAAAAACTCACCAAGTGATTGCTTCAGTGCCGATTAACGATGATTCACGTGCGGTGTCAATCACTCCTGATGGCAAATTGGCTTATGTTATAGAAGTAACAACCGTTGCAGTCATAGACGTGAAGACTCATAATGTAATTGCTACGGTTGCGATTGAAAATCCAGTAAATGTTGTGTCTTTCACTCCTGATGGCAAATTAGCTTATGTTACCAGTAGACAAGAAATTCCATCTTTTACATTTGCTTCGGTCATAGATGTGAAAACTCACAGTGTGATTGCTACGGTGCAGATTAGTAATAATGCAAATGATGATCCACGTGCGGTGTCCTTCACACCTGACGGCAAATTGGCTTATGTTGCACACACAGAGCCCATGGGTAATGGAACTGTCTCGGTCATAGATGTGAAAACTCATAGCGTGATTGCTACAATACCAGTTGGAAGGGATACACGTGGTGTGTCTATCACGCCTGACGGCAAATTGGCTTATGTTATAAACACTGAGCCCATGGGTAATGGAACTGTCTCGGTCATAGATGTGAAAACTCATAGCGTGATTGCTACGATACCAGTTGGACGGGACTCAATTGCTATGTCCTTCACACCTGATGGCAAATTAGCTTATGTCATAAATAATGTGATTGACAATCCTGGATCAGTATCCGTCATAGATGTGAAAACTCATAATGTAATTGCTATGGTACCGGTTGGAAGGGCTCCATCTGGGATGTCTTTCACTCCAGATGGCAAATTGGCTTATGTCGTTAATTTTGAAAATCCCCCAAGTGTTATTGGAACCGTATCGGTCATAGATGTGAAAACGCATAGTGTGATTGCTGTGGTTCCTGTTGGAATACGTGCAAATGTAATTTCCATCACGCCTAACTGA